CACCCCCGCGATCCCCACGTGGGGATTGAGCTGGAAGGGCTCTTCGTCCAGCAGGTGCAGCCCCTCGCGCGAGCGGAGGAGCGCCCTCGCCTCCTCCACGCGGCCGCTCTCGTGGTCGTGGTTCCCCAGGACGGCCAGGATGGGGATGCGTACGTCCGCGAGCTCGCCCAGCACCACCTTGATCTCGGGCGGGGTGCCGCGCCGCGTCAGGTCGCCGGCCAGCAGCAGGACGTCGGCGTCCTCGTTGACGCGCGCGAAGTGCTCGCGGTACTTCCCCACGTCCTCCTCGCCGCAGTGGAAGTCGCCGACGGCGGCGATGCGCACGACTCCAGGACGCGGATCGGTCCTGCGCCTCCGCTCCGCGGGACGCCCGTTGGAGTCGGGTGTAGCCGGAGCCGTCATCCGTCGCCCTCCTCCGCGTCGTCGTGTGCCTCGTTCTTCTCGGCCGACGCGCGCTCGTCCCAAACGTCGCTCGCCACCAGCGCGGTGACGGAGGGGTGCTGCTCCATGCGGCGGATCAGCTCCTCGCGCTGGTCGTGGAAGCCCCACTCGTTCACGTCGATGGTGAAGGAGAAGCGCGAGATCAGGGTGCCGCGCGTCACGTCGTGCGCGTCGCCCTCGGCCGGGCGGTTCCTGGCGGCGGAGCGCGCGTTCTCCAGCAGCTCGTCCAGCACCCACGCGGGCACCTGGTCGCTGTAGCCGGGATACACGTACCGGAACATCATCACCTGCGACAGGAGCAGCGGCCAGTGCTCGCCCGTCTTGTCCACCAGGCGGCGCCAGTCCATCTGGTGCCCCTTGCACAGGATCAGGTGCGCGATGTCCGCCATGTCGTGCCGGTGCCGCTCGCTGATGAAGAGCCGGTGCCAGATCAGCTCCTCCACCGGCGCCACGCGTACGGGCGTCGCGGCGAGGATGGCGGGCGACGAGTGCTGGAACCAGTCATGGTCGATCAGCGCCAGCCCGTTCCCCATTCCGTAGATGACGTCGATGAAGTACGGGTCGTCGAGCGCCTTGGCCAGCCAGTGTCCCTGCTCCAGCCGGCTGCGGAAGCCCACCTTGCGAAGGACCTCCATCGCCTGCATCACCGCCTCCGGCTCGCAGAAGAGGTCCAGGTCCTTGGTCTGCCGGTAGATGCCGGTGTGCTCGTAGATGGCGTACGCGCCGGCGACCACGTACGGGACCCCGGCCTCGTTCAGCGCCGCCAGGGCCCGCTTGTAGATCTCCCGCTCCGCCTCTTGGATCCAGAAGCCGCCGTGGGTGATGGACTTCTGCTCTTCCTTGGACAGGTTCCCCATGCGGGGGAGGCGGATGGGAACCGGTTCGGTCTTGGCCATTGGGAATCCTCGGGTGGTCGTCGGGAGGGGCGTCAAGGCAAGGATCAGGCCCACGAGGCTCCAAGCTGGCCCCCGCCAACCCCTTGCCCCGGTGCCCCCCGCTCCCCGACATTCCGTGGCCCGCGCCATCGCCACCTCCCGCTCCCCGCCGCCGATGCTGGACGACCTGAAGAGACTGTTCGCGCAGAGCTGGAGCGCCCTGCTGGAAGAGACGGCGCGCCGCGACCCCGAGGACGAGGTGGCGGGGCTGCTGGCCTCCATGCGCCGCGAGATGGTGCAGGCGCGCGCCGCCCTTCCGCTGTACGAGAAGAACGTGCAGGCCACCACCGCCGACCTGGAGCGCGAGCGCCGCGCCCTTGACGACACCGTGCGCCGCGGCGGGATGGCCGAGCGCATCAACGACGCGGAAACGGCGCGCGTGGCAAAGGAGTTCGCGGACCGCCACCGCCAGCGCGTCGTGGTGCTGGAGGAGAAGCTGCGCGCCGCCAACGCCGAGCTCCAGCTTCGCCGCGCCGAATCCGAGGAGATGATGCGGCGCTACAAGGAGGCGGACGCGAACCGCTTCATCCTGGTGGCCGAGATCCGCCGCCGCGGGGCCCACGCCGCCATCGACGCCGCCGGCCGCCGCGACCCCTCCGACCCGCTGGACAGCATGTCGCGCATGGAGGAGCGCATCGCCTCCGACAACGCCTACTCCGACGCCCTCAACGACCTCTCCGGCGCGCCTCCCCCCCCTCCGCGCCCCAGCGTCGACGACCAGCTCGCCGAGCTGAAGCGGCGGATGGGGCAGGGGTGAAGGGCCCTCACCCCCGTCTCGTTACACTCGACTGCCCCCTCTCCCGATAACAGGAGAGGGCTCCGCCCTCTGTTATCGGGAGAGGGGGCTGGAAATCGCGCCCCTGCCACGACATCCCTGGTAGGGGCGCGATTCATCGCGCCCTCCCTCGCCCCCGTCTCGACCTCCGCCTGACACGCCGAACCACGAAGGGGCGGCCCCGCGTGGCCGCCGTGCACCAACCCCACACCGTCGTCCCCGGTCCGCACCGCCCCCACGTCCCCTCTCCCACGGCGGTTTGTGGGAGAGGGTGGCAGCTGTAAGCTGCCGGGTGAGGGCCCCCCAAACGACTCAGCCCGCCGCGACAGCTGTCGCGGCGGGCGTTCCCCGCTCCCTGTCCCGCTAGAACCAGTCGCGATCCCTGCGGTTGCGGTAGTTCGCGTCGTACCTCGCCGCAAACCCCGGGTCTCCCACCTCACCGCCCTGCGCGCCGAACTCGCCGCTGTTGTAATACGGCTCGTAGTTCAGGCCGCGGCTGTAGCCGCTGTAGTCCTGGTACGCGCGGTACGACTCGTCCTCGCGGTCCAGCCGGTCGGACGAGAGGCGGTTGTTGCGGTCCCCGCGGTTGATTTCGGTGCGCTCCATCCCCTGCGCGCCGAAGGCCCAGCTCCGGTCGTAGCCGCCGCGGTCGCGCCCCGGCATCCCGCGATCCCCGAAGTCGCCGCGCCCCATGTTGCCGCCGCCCATGTTCCCTTCGCGGCCACGCATCACCCGGATGGGGGTCTGCTGCTGGCGGTCGCCAAAGGGGTCGCCGTTGTCGGTGTCGCGGGCGCTCTGGAAGCCGCGGTCGTACCCCGTCCCGCCCCCAGCGCCGTAGCCGCGGTCGTAGCCGGTGTTCATCCGGCCGCCGCCCATCCCGTACTCGCGGTCGTAGTTCATGGAGGCGAACCCGGCCTCGTCGCGGTCGCCGGCGCCGTAGCCGTATCCCAGGTTGCGCCCCATCCCGCCGTTGACGTTGCCGCCCGGCACGCCGCGGTAGGTCATGTCGCGGTCGTACTCGTTCCCCATGGGGCGCGTACCGGAGCCCATGGTGTTGCCACCGGCGCCGTACGAATCGCCGTTCCAGCCGCCGTTGGGGCGGCCCTGGTAGTTCATGCGGTCGTAGCCGCCGTTGCCGCGGTCGTGCATGTGGTCCATCCCCTGGCGCATCGCGTTCCCCGCGCGGTCGGCCAGGTTGCGTGCGCGCCCGCCCATGTTGCCGCGGTTCCCGTCGTCGTTGCGGTCCCAGATCGCCATGTGACCCTCCATTGCGTGGTCCCCTCACCGGCCCACGGAAGCGGGCCCGTCCGGTCCAAGGAGGGGCGCGGGGGTGCAATCTCCGTTCCATGCACCGGGTTGCGTACACGGGGCAGAGAGAACAGGTTACAGCGCTCGGACGGGCTTGATTCACGTTCCCCGTCCCTCTTTCCCTGTTCCCCTGCAGTCGCCATGGACCCGTCCGTCGCCGCCGCCCTCCGCTCGCACCCGCTCTTCCAATCGCTCAGCGACGAGGAGCTCGGCACGCTTGCCGGGCACGCGCAGTCCAAGAGCTGCCCGGCGGGCGCGTACGTCTTCCGCGAGAGCCAGCCGCGCCGCGCGTTCGGGGTGCTGGTGAAGGGGCGGGTGCAGATCGTAAAAGGCTTCAACGGCCGGCCTCAGGTGCTGCACCTCCTTACCGAGGGCGAGTCGTTCGGCGAGGGGAGCCTGCTGGACGACTACCCGCACTCCACCAGCGGCGTGGTGACCGAGGATGCCGAGTTTGTGGAGATCCCGCGCGACGCCGTGGCCCTCATCGCCGGCGAGAACCCGCAGCTCTACGGGAAGCTGGTGACCGCCGCGGCGCAGGTGATCTCGTCGCGGCTCCGGTACGCCAACGCGCTCCTCAGCGGGCGTGGCAGCGGGTACCTTTCCGGCGAGCTGCGCACCGAGCACGACCTGCTGGGCGAGCGCCAGCTTTCGGTGGACCTGTACTACGGCGTGCAGACGCTGCGCGCCACCGAGAACTTCCCTATCACGGGGATCCCGGTGTCGCAGTATCCTTACCTGATCCACGCGCTGGCGGCCATCAAGGAAGCCGCCGCGCTGGCCAACAAGGAGCTGGACATCCTCCCGGACGACGTGGCCGACGCCATCGTCCGCGCCTGCCGCGAGATCCGCGACGGCGGGCTGCACGCGCAGTTCGTGGTGGACGTGGTGCAGGGCGGGGCGGGGACCTCCACCAACATGAACGCCAACGAGGTCATCGCCAACCGCGCGCTCGAGTTGATGGGGCGGCGCAAGGGCGACTACGACGTGGTGCATCCCAACAACCACGTCAACCTCAGCCAGAGCACCAACGACGTGTATCCCACCGCGCTCAAGATCGCCGCGCACTGGGGAATCGACGAGCTGGTGCGGGCGCTGGGCGAGCTGCGCGACGCATTCTTCGCCAAGGGCGCCGAGTTCGCGGACGTCCTCAAGATGGGCCGCACCCAGCTCCAGGACGCGGTGCCCATGACGCTGGGGCAGGAGTTCAACGCCTTCGCCGTCACCATCGGCGAAGACATGGACCGGCTGCGCGAGGCCGCCGCGCTGATCCGCGAGACCAACATGGGCGCCACCGCCATCGGCACCGGCATCAACAGCGATCCCCGCTACGCCGCCCTGGTGTGCCAGCGCCTCTCCGAGATCACGCAGCTCGATCTGAAGACGGCGCCCGACCTGATCGAGGCCACCGCCGACACGGGCGCCTTCGTGCAGGTCTCGGGCGTGCTCAAGCGGGTGGCGGTGAAGCTGAGCAAGATCTGCAACGACCTGCGCCTCCTCTCGTCCGGGCCGCGCACGGGCCTCAACGAGATCAACCTGCCGCCGATGCAGCCCGGCTCCTCCATCATGCCGGGGAAGGTGAACCCGGTGATCCCGGAGGTGGTGAACCA
This genomic window from Longimicrobium sp. contains:
- the aspA gene encoding aspartate ammonia-lyase; protein product: MDPSVAAALRSHPLFQSLSDEELGTLAGHAQSKSCPAGAYVFRESQPRRAFGVLVKGRVQIVKGFNGRPQVLHLLTEGESFGEGSLLDDYPHSTSGVVTEDAEFVEIPRDAVALIAGENPQLYGKLVTAAAQVISSRLRYANALLSGRGSGYLSGELRTEHDLLGERQLSVDLYYGVQTLRATENFPITGIPVSQYPYLIHALAAIKEAAALANKELDILPDDVADAIVRACREIRDGGLHAQFVVDVVQGGAGTSTNMNANEVIANRALELMGRRKGDYDVVHPNNHVNLSQSTNDVYPTALKIAAHWGIDELVRALGELRDAFFAKGAEFADVLKMGRTQLQDAVPMTLGQEFNAFAVTIGEDMDRLREAAALIRETNMGATAIGTGINSDPRYAALVCQRLSEITQLDLKTAPDLIEATADTGAFVQVSGVLKRVAVKLSKICNDLRLLSSGPRTGLNEINLPPMQPGSSIMPGKVNPVIPEVVNQVCFQVVGNDLTITMAAEAGQLQLNVFEPVIGFNLFQSTDMLTRAAIVLRERCIVGITANRERLRWMVENSIGLVTALVPYIGYERSTEVALEALQTGAGVWDLICEKGWIAREDLDKILSPERMTRPQPMPHPVES